In the Chloroherpetonaceae bacterium genome, one interval contains:
- a CDS encoding ATP-binding protein, producing MSAELCPIHRVPLVLSYRGVKTVPDLHARLEGLPMLYCPMCAAEGKDTAREFESARTNAFVAGLRRLLEKTDFSPHFHKPEMTFNFNPHKARLEQSGLGERKSSPSSFQTLDEDIAKRLDLFVPHKPLYSLDRLILDDATRKALHEVLALIEQQYLIYETWNLQSIDRSGRKVALNFYGLPGTGKTLAAEALANFLGRDILMVSYAELESKYVGETPKNIKAAFAKASRTGAVLFFDEADSILGKRLTNVQQSADHSVNLTRSTTLIELDRFNGLVIFASNLVSNYDTAFLRRMIAHIEFRLPEKPQLRDIWRVHLPPQLPVEPNLDFDKLAEISLGASGGEVKNAVLLAAAKVATRPKSEQVVRFADFAEAITSILEQKQRVLNSHQSLLPQ from the coding sequence ATGTCGGCAGAACTTTGTCCTATTCACCGTGTGCCACTGGTGCTTTCGTATCGGGGTGTGAAAACTGTGCCTGACCTTCATGCTCGCCTTGAAGGGTTGCCGATGCTTTACTGCCCAATGTGTGCTGCAGAGGGCAAAGATACCGCACGTGAGTTTGAGAGCGCTCGCACCAATGCTTTTGTAGCCGGCTTGCGCCGATTGCTCGAGAAGACCGACTTTTCACCCCACTTTCACAAGCCTGAAATGACCTTCAATTTCAATCCCCACAAAGCGCGTCTGGAGCAAAGCGGCTTAGGTGAACGGAAAAGCTCACCGAGCTCTTTTCAAACGCTTGATGAAGACATTGCCAAGCGCTTAGACCTGTTTGTGCCACACAAGCCACTTTATTCGCTCGACCGCTTGATTTTAGACGACGCCACGCGCAAGGCTTTGCACGAGGTGCTTGCACTTATTGAGCAGCAGTATCTTATCTACGAGACATGGAACTTGCAATCGATTGACCGTTCTGGGCGCAAGGTTGCACTTAATTTCTACGGACTGCCCGGCACAGGCAAAACGCTTGCCGCCGAAGCCCTTGCTAATTTTCTTGGCCGAGACATCTTGATGGTCAGCTATGCAGAGCTTGAATCAAAGTATGTAGGCGAGACACCTAAGAACATCAAAGCAGCGTTTGCCAAAGCCAGTCGCACGGGTGCGGTGCTCTTTTTTGATGAAGCCGATTCCATTTTAGGTAAGCGTCTGACTAATGTGCAGCAGTCAGCCGACCATAGCGTTAATCTCACACGTAGCACCACGCTCATTGAACTTGACCGCTTCAACGGCTTGGTGATTTTTGCCTCAAATCTTGTGAGCAACTACGACACGGCTTTCCTTCGCCGAATGATTGCACACATTGAATTTCGCCTGCCTGAAAAACCGCAGCTTCGGGACATCTGGCGCGTGCATCTACCACCGCAGTTGCCTGTTGAACCAAATTTGGACTTCGATAAGCTCGCAGAAATTTCACTTGGCGCTTCAGGGGGCGAGGTTAAAAACGCTGTGCTCTTAGCTGCCGCAAAAGTTGCCACCCGTCCCAAGTCAGAGCAGGTTGTACGCTTTGCAGATTTTGCCGAAGCGATTACCTCAATTCTGGAACAAAAGCAACGGGTCTTGAATTCACATCAATCCCTTTTGCCACAATGA
- the hisB gene encoding imidazoleglycerol-phosphate dehydratase HisB, with translation MKRTHAARSASSVNGHHSRPSALASPPSHRSDLSTEPKRSATYARKTKETDITISLTLDGEGRYDIDTGINFLNHMLELFAKHSRIDLVLRCKGDVHIDDHHTVEDVAIALGRALSQALGEKVGIERYGYAYIPMDETLARAVIDLSGRAYLVFNAKFARAKISDMATEMVEHFFLSLSEHLKANVHLEVLYGKNTHHKIEALFKAFAVALRQAVRISSQQIASTKGTLS, from the coding sequence ATGAAACGCACTCATGCCGCTCGCTCTGCTTCGTCCGTAAACGGACACCATAGCCGCCCTTCTGCACTTGCCTCGCCGCCATCGCATCGCTCAGACCTTTCCACTGAGCCGAAACGCTCTGCCACCTATGCCCGCAAGACCAAAGAGACGGATATTACCATTTCGCTCACGCTTGATGGCGAGGGACGCTATGATATTGACACGGGCATCAATTTCCTAAACCACATGCTGGAGCTTTTCGCCAAGCACTCACGCATTGACCTTGTGCTTCGCTGCAAAGGCGATGTGCACATTGATGACCACCACACGGTAGAAGACGTAGCAATTGCACTTGGTCGTGCGCTTTCTCAAGCCTTAGGTGAAAAGGTCGGCATTGAGCGCTATGGTTACGCATACATTCCGATGGACGAGACACTGGCGCGTGCAGTCATTGACCTAAGCGGGCGTGCTTACCTTGTCTTCAATGCCAAATTTGCACGTGCAAAAATCAGCGATATGGCGACTGAAATGGTTGAGCACTTTTTCCTCTCGCTCTCCGAGCATCTGAAAGCCAATGTGCATCTGGAAGTGCTTTACGGCAAAAACACTCACCACAAAATTGAAGCACTCTTCAAAGCCTTTGCCGTTGCGCTGCGGCAAGCCGTGCGCATTTCATCTCAGCAAATTGCCTCTACAAAAGGCACGCTCAGCTAA
- a CDS encoding prenyltransferase: MDTAVKSLSKSPRLNVQMWLKALRGIPRISKEEWDSLDIISRWLIATRSAVLVMTFTSAAIGGLLAYRAGQFDWLLWGCVVIGLLLAHAANNLFNDLIDYLKGVDRGNYFRAQYGPQPVEHGLLTVREQWLYAIVTLVLALIPGIYLVSVRGELVLQMLLLGLIFVIFYTWPLKYIGLGELTVIVVWGPLMIGGGYYVVTGNWDWNVVIAGMPYALGPTCVLFGKHIDKLESDKAKKIYTLPVILGERNARYAVLGMAVLQYVSVVYLVAIGFFSPAMLIVLFSLSTMPAVWKFYRAPKPLTKPDDYDANIWPLWFSAVIFMHNRRLGGLFLLGLLIDIALRKVL, from the coding sequence ATGGATACTGCGGTAAAATCGCTCTCAAAGTCTCCCCGGCTGAATGTGCAAATGTGGCTTAAAGCCCTACGCGGCATTCCTCGCATCTCGAAAGAAGAGTGGGACAGTCTGGATATTATCTCTCGCTGGCTGATTGCCACCCGCTCGGCTGTGCTGGTAATGACTTTTACTTCTGCAGCAATTGGTGGACTGTTAGCATATCGCGCAGGTCAATTCGACTGGTTGCTCTGGGGCTGCGTCGTGATTGGCTTGCTTTTGGCGCATGCCGCCAACAATCTTTTCAACGACCTGATTGATTATCTCAAGGGCGTTGACCGTGGCAATTACTTTCGCGCGCAATACGGTCCTCAGCCTGTTGAGCACGGTTTGCTGACTGTGCGAGAGCAGTGGCTTTACGCTATTGTTACATTAGTGCTGGCGCTTATCCCAGGCATCTACCTTGTTAGCGTGCGCGGTGAGCTGGTGCTGCAGATGCTGCTCTTAGGCTTAATCTTTGTCATCTTCTACACTTGGCCGCTCAAATACATTGGCTTAGGTGAACTCACCGTCATCGTGGTCTGGGGGCCACTGATGATTGGCGGTGGATACTATGTTGTAACAGGCAATTGGGATTGGAATGTCGTCATTGCTGGAATGCCGTATGCTTTAGGACCGACATGCGTGCTTTTTGGCAAGCATATTGACAAGCTCGAGAGCGACAAAGCCAAAAAAATCTATACGCTGCCTGTCATCTTAGGTGAGCGCAATGCCCGCTACGCTGTACTTGGAATGGCTGTGCTGCAGTATGTTTCTGTTGTCTATCTTGTCGCAATTGGATTTTTCTCGCCTGCGATGCTCATTGTGCTCTTTTCGCTTTCGACGATGCCTGCAGTCTGGAAATTCTATCGCGCTCCGAAACCTCTCACCAAACCTGATGACTATGATGCGAACATTTGGCCGCTCTGGTTTTCTGCCGTGATTTTTATGCACAACCGTCGGTTAGGGGGTCTTTTCCTCTTAGGCTTGCTGATTGACATCGCGCTGAGAAAAGTTCTGTGA